The genomic window GGCGATCAACAAGCGGCTGAAGAAATTCGGCTTCAATACCTATACTCAGGAAGAAATCACCGCCCAGATCGCGCAGGCGGAAATCGACGCCTATTTCCGCAACGATCCGGACGCGGCGATCAACGCCTCGAAGAAGATGGGCGCCGACTTCATTCTGCGCGGCCTCATCTCCAGCCGGTCGGCGGTCAATCCGGTGCTGCGCATCCCCGAGGTCTACGTGAGCATGGGCTTCACGCTGACTGCCGCCGACGGGCGGACGATTTCCGACGCCTCCGCCAGCGCCGACTCGTATTCCGGCAGCGACACGCTGGGTATGGCGCTGACGCTGGTGAACGAGCAGGCCGACGGCGTCGTCGCCCGCCTGGTCAACGATTATTGCCGGCATGCCGCCCCGGCCGCGAAGGGCAAGGGCCGCTAAGCCACACGAGGAGACTCCGATGAAACGCTTCGTTCCCCTGCTTGCCGCCGGCCTGCTCGCCGGCACCGCCGTCGCCCAACCGACCTTCGAGAGCCCGTCGCCGACGGCCGGCAGCGGCACCTCGGAAACCGCCAACCAGATGGCGGACAAGGCGATGTACAAGCCGGTCGAGTACGCCAACGCCGGCAAGCCCGGCCCGGCGCTGGTGGTCATTCCCGGCGAGGTGAAGAGCAACAACGCCACCTTCACGCAGAAGTTCGGCCCGAACAACATCGCCGACTATGCCGAGCTCGAACTGGGCAAGGCCAACTTCAAGATCCTCGAACGCGCGGACCTCGGCCCGCTGCTCAACGAATTCCAGCTCGCCTACACGATGGGCGACCCGCAGGCGGCGCGCAAGATCCTGCAGAAGGGCAAGTTCAAGACGACCAAGTGGGTCGTCAAGTTCGACGTGCTCAAGGCCGAGCAGGTCGCGCAGGCCGAGTCCGGCTTCGACGGCCGCGCCGTCGGTGCGCTGATCGGCATCTTCGGCCGCGGCAGCGGCGGCGCCGCCGGCAACGTCGTCGCCAGCTCGGTGCAGACCGGCGAATCGACCGGCGTCTGGATCATCGGCATGCGCTACAAGATCATCGACGCCAACACCACCGAGCAGGTGGCGACCGGCTACGCCGAGGAGAAGATGGAGCTCGGCGCCAAGTCGAACTCGGTGCTCGGCCTCTCCTCCGGCGCCGCCGGCGGGCTGACGCTCGATTCGCTGGTGCAGCGCCTGGTGCAGAAGACGGTCTGGGAAATCGACAGCAAGCACAAGTGATCCGTCGCCATCGACGGGAAGGAACGACGCCATGGCAGGCCTACCGCAGCAGCTGGGCAAGTACGAGATCCGCAGGGAACTGGGGCGCGGCGCGATGGGCGTCGTCTACGAGGGCTGGGACGCCGGCATCGGCCGCCGCGTCGCGCTGAAGACGGTCCGCCGCGACCAGCTCGAAAGCAGCGAGGCCGGCGAACTGCTGTCGCGCTTCAAGCGCGAGGCGCAGGCCGCCGGCCGCCTCAACCACCCCGGCGTCGTTGCCGTCTACGACGCGGGCACCGCCTTCATCGCGATGGAGTTCGTCGAAGGCCGCGAGCTGAAGGACATCTTCGACAAGAACGAGCGCCTGCCGCTGCCGGACGTCGTGCGCCTGATGTGCCAGCTGCTCGACGCGATCGGCCACGCCCACGCAAACGGCATCGTGCACCGCGACATCAAGCCGGCCAACGTCTTCCTGCTCGCCGACGGCCGCGTCAAGGTCGGCGATTTCGGCATCGCCCGCCTCGAATCGTCGAACCTGACGCAGGCCGGTTCGGTGCTCGGCACGCCGGCCTACATGTCGCCGGAGCAGTTCATGGGGCAGACCGTCGACGGCCGCTCCGACCTGTTCTCCGCCGGCGTCATCCTGTACCAGTTCCTGACCGGCGAAAAACCGTTCACCGGCCAGCTGACGACGATCATGCACAAGGTGCTGAAGGAGGACCCGGTCGCCCCGTCCGAGCTGAACGTGCAGGTGCCGCCGGCCTTCGACGCGGTGGTGAAGAAGGCGCTGGCGAAGCGCCCGGACGAACGCTTCCAGGACGCCGAGGCCTTCATCGCCGCGCTGCGCACGGTCGGTGCCCGGGCCGCCGCCGACAGCGACGCGACCCTGGTCGGCAGCGACGGCGAAGCGACCCTGGCCGTCTCGGCCGAGGCTACGCTCGCCGCCCGGCCGCAACCGGCGGCTGCCGCCCCGGCCCGCCCGGCGGCGCCGGCCCCAGCCCCCGTCGCCGCTGCCGGAAAGCGCTCGCCGGCGCTCGCGCTGGCCATCGCCGGCGGCCTCGCCGCAGTCGGCCTCGGCACCGGTGCCTGGCTGCTGCTCGGCAAGTCCCCGGCACCAGCGGCGCCCGCCGTCGCCAGCAGCGCCGCGCCGGTGGCCCCCGCCGCGCCGGCCGCGGTGCCGGCCGCGGCGACGACCAACGACATGGTGATCACCGCCGTCGGCTACGCCGACGCCAGCGACCCGCGCTTCGCCGCCGACCCCGGCCTGCTCAAGACCGAGCTGCGCGAGGACGCGCGCCGCCGCCTGGTCGAGAAGGCGCTCTCGCTGTACGTGCAGAAGCAGTCGCTGGCCGACCACTACGAACTGCTGCGCAGCAAGTTGCTGCCGCGTAGCGGCGACTTCATCGCCGCGGTGATCCAGGAGGACCCGCCGCAGACCGGCAAGGACGGCATCGCCTCGGTGACCACGCGCGCCCGCGTGAACGTGCGCGAGGTGCAGAAGTCGCTGAACCAGATGTCGCGCGACGAGCGCGTCGAGTTCATCCGCAACAACGGCGACCCGAAGATCTCGGTGGCGATCACCACGCGCAGCGAGGACGGTGCCACGGCGCGGTCGCCGGTCGCCGAGAACCTGCTCAAGGAACGCATCCAGTCCTTCGGCTTCCGCACCTGGAGCGACGAGGGACAGAAGGACGCCGACTTCGCCGTCAGCGGCGAGGCCAGGTTCAAGAAGCTGTCGGCCAAGCTCGCCGCGTCCGGGATCACCGTCGAGAAGACGGTGCTCACGTCGTGGACGGTGAAAGCGGTGGACAAGGCGAGCGGCGAGGAAATCTACTTCAACACGCAGATTCCCGAGCAGATGAGCTGGGCGACCGAGGACCAGGCGCTGCGCGACATCGGCAAGCTGGTCGGCGACGAGTTCTCGAAGGGCTTCTTCCTGTCGCACTTCCGCTTCGTCGGGCAAACCGTCCGCCTGCGCCTCGCCGGCGTCGGCAAGGAGACGGCGGCGCAGCTGCAGCGCGAGATCAGCGGCCTGCTCAACGTGCTCGACCTGAAGCCCGCCGGCGACCAGCTGCTCGACGTGCAGCTGGCCGGCAGCGGCAACCTCGCCGACCAGGTGGCGACGACCATCGTGCAGCCGCTCAACGCCAAGCTCGGCCGCCGCTGCTTCGCCGCCACCGGCAACGGCGGCGAGGTCGGCCTCGCGCTCGACCCCGGCTGCGCCGACGCGGCGACGCTGGCGCGCCTCGACACGCTGCCGCCGGCGGCGCTCTACGACGCGCCGGAAGCACGGCGCAAGGCGATCGTGAAGAATCCGGAAACGCTGCGGAAGCTGGCGATCTGACCCGCACAAGCGCAGCGGGCGGCGGGGATCGCTCCCGGCCGCCCGCCTGGGCAGCGCAATCCTCAGAGGTGCTCGAACTCGGCGATGTCGGCGCCGTCGCTGGCCGCCGACGCGGCGAAGGAAATCCGGCCACTGCCGCGCAGCACCAATTCCTCGCGGCGCAGGAAGAACTCCGGCTCGCCGGCAAAGGTGACATAGGTGCCGTTGGTCGACACGTCGGTCAGCACGAACTTCTCGCCGCGCCGCTCGATCTTGCCGTGGTTGCGCGACGCGCGCCGGTCGCGGATGACCAGCTCGCAGCCGGCATCGCGGCCGAGCGAGAGGCTGGCGTTCTTGTCGTCGAGAACGATCACCTGGCCGGCATAGCGCAGGCACAGGCGCGGGCCGCCACCCTTGGCGCTGTCGCGGAGCGATGGCGCCAGCGTCGTCAGCTCGTCGCCGTCGTGCCACAACACCTCGAACACGTGCAGGCCCTCCACCTTGCCCTTCACCGACATCTGCTCGAGGTCGCGCGTCGACAGCTGCAGCAGCTCGGGCAGGCGCGCCACCGTCTCGCCGCTGGTCAGCGCCTGGCCGGCCTTGGCCAGCCCGGCGAGGCGGGCGGCGGTGTTCACGGTGTCGCCGAAGTAGTCGCCCTTCTCCTCGATCACCGGACCGTGCTGGAAGCCGAGCCGGATCGCCAGCTTGACGCCGGACACCGGCGGCAGGTCGGTGACCCGCTGCTGCATGTCGCTGGCAGCGTGGAAGGCGTCCTCGGCCGATTCGAACACCGCCATCACCTCGTCACCGATCGTCTTCACGATGCGGCCGCGGAAGCCTTCGACCGAGCGCTCCATGCGCTTGATGCAGCGGTCGACGGCATGCAACGCCTCGGTGTCGCCCAGTTTCTCGTACAGACGCGTACTGCCGGAAACGTCCGCGAACAGGATAGAAAGCTCCCGCTCCTTGCCACTCATCCAGTCATCCCCTCGTCGTACCGACCGCCGGCACAGCCCGGCGATTCTATCAAGATTCAGTCACTTAACCGGTCTTCATGCAGCCTAGCCGGCGCTTTCGGACATTGCCACCGGAATCGGAAACGGCTCCGGCAAGCTCAGCTCGACGCCGAACTGCGGGCCGTCGAAGGCGGTGTCGCCCTCGTCCACCGCGTCGCCGAGCTTCAGCCCGCGGAAGTCGAACAGATTGTTGTCAGCCAGATGCGACGGGACGACGTTCTGCAGCGCGGTGAACACCGCCTCGGTGCGCCCCGGGTAGCGGCGGTCCCAGTCGGCCATCATCTCGCGGATTTTCTTCCTTTGCATGTTCTCCTGCGAACCGCACAGGTTGCACGGGATGATCGGAAACTCCATGCCACGCGCGAAGCGGGCGATGTCGGCCTCGGCGCAGTAGGCGAGCGGACGGATGACGACGTGCGCGCCGTCGTCGGTGACCAGCTTCGGCGGCATCGCCTTCATCTTGCCGCCGAAGAAGAGATTCAGGAACAGCGTGTGCACCATGTCGTCGCGGTGGTGACCGAGCGCGATCTTGTTGGCGCCGAGCTCCTTCGCCGTGCGGTAGATGATGCCGCGGCGCAGCCGCGAGCACAGCGAGCAGGTGGTCTTGCCCTCGGGGATCTTCTCCTTGACCACCGAGTAGGTATCGGCCTCGACGATGCGGAAGTCGACGCCGATCTTCCGGAAATACCCCGGCAGCACCTCCTCGGGAAAGCCCGGCTGTTTCTGGTCGAGGTTCATCGCGACCAGCCTGAACTTCACCGGCGCCCGCTCCTGCAGCGCCATCAGGATCGAGAGCAGCGTGTACGAGTCCTTGCCGCCGGAGACGCAGACGAGCACGGTGTCGCCGTCCTCGATCATCCGGTAGTCGGCGATCGCCTTGCCGACATTGCCGGTCAGGCGCTTGAAGAGTTTCTGCAGGTTGTTCGACGTTTCCACGGTTCCACTTCTACAAATAGGCGGTGCGACCGCCATCGACGTTGATCACTTGCCCCGTGACGTAGGGGGCGGCGAGCAGGTAGGCCACCGCGCCGGCGATGTCCTCGGGCCGGCCTGCCCGCTGCAGCAGCGTGTGGCGGACGATGTCGACGCGCGCCGCGTCGTCGAACTGGCCGTCGTCCGGCCACAGGATCGGCCCCGGCGCCACCGCGTTGACGCGTACCTCCGGCGCCAGCTCGACGGCGAGCGCGCGCGTCAGCGTCAGCAGCGCGCCCTTCGCCGCGCTGTACAGCGGATAGCCCCTGAGCGGCCGCTCGGCGTGCACGTCGGTGATGTTCACGATCGCGCCGCCGTGCTCGCGTAGCGCCGATGCAGCCGCCTGCGAGAGGAACAGCGGCGCCTTGAAGTTGCTGCCGACGAGGTCGTCCCAGGCCGCCTCGTCGATCGTGCCGAGCGCCGTCGGAAAAAAGCTGGAGGCGTTGTTCACCAGCCCGTCGAGGCGGCCGAAGCCGGCCAGCACGTCGGCGACCAGCAGCGGCAGCGCTGCCGTGTCGCGCAGGTCGGCCTGCAGCGCCAGCGCCGAGCGCGGCCGCGCCGCGTTGAATTCGGCGACCAGCGCCTCGGCCTCGGCGGCGGCGGCCCGGTAGTGCAGCACGACGCTGGCGCCCTGCCGGTGCAGCAGGCGGGCGATGGCGCTGCCGACGCGGCGCGCGGCGCCGGTGACGAGCACGGCCTTGCCGTGCAGCGGAGGGAATGCGTGCTCGCCCATCGCCGGCTCCTTGCGCGAAAAACGCAAGTTTACCGGACTTGCCGGGGTCGCCGCAGCCTGCCGCCGTGGAAGCCCGTAAAATAGCGGCTTTTCGCCCGCCGCTTCCACGCCCATGGCCCTGCCCACCCCCGACCCCGACGCGCTCGCGCACAGCCGACGCCTGACGCGGCACATCACCGACGAGATCGCCGCCGCCGGCGGCTGGATCGATTTCGCCCGCTTCATGGCGCTGGCGCTCTACGCCCCGGGGCTGGGCTACTACTCGGGCGGCGCGCGCAAATTCGGCGCCGCCGGCGACTTCGTCACCGCGCCGGAGCTGACGCCGGCCTTCGCCCAGACGCTGGCGGCGCAGGCCGCGCAGGTGCTGGCGGCCAGTGCGCCGCACATTCTCGAAGCCGGCGCCGGCTCCGGCCGGCTCGCCGCCGACCTGCTGCAGGAACTGGAACGGCGCGGCGCGCTGCCGGAGACCTATGCCATCCTCGAACTCTCCGGCGAACTGCGCGAACGGCAGCGCGAGACGCTGGCGGCGACGGTGCCGCATCTGGTCGACCGCGTGCGCTGGCTCGACCGCCTGCCCGAACGCTTCGACGGGCTGGTGCTGGCCAACGAGCTGCTCGACGCGCTGCCGGTGCACCTCGTGCGCTGGACCGACGACGCGATCCTCGAGCGCGGCGTCGCCTGGGACGGCGACGAGTTCGTCTGGCAGGAGCGGCCGGCCGCCGGCGCCGTGCTGACGCGCGCGCAGACGCTCGCCGGCGAGGGCGTGCCGGGCGGCGGCTACCTGTCCGAGATCGGGCTGGCCGCCGCCGCGTGGACCGCGTCGTGGGCCGACCTCCTCGGCCGCGGCGCGCTGCTGCTGATCGACTACGGCTTCCCGCGCCGCGAGTTCTACCACCCGCAGCGCAGCGAAGGCACGCTGATGTGCCACTACCGCCACCACGCCCACCCCGACCCCTTCTACCTGCCGGGGCTGCAGGACATCACCGCGCACGTCGACTTCACCGCGATCGCCGAAGCCGGCACCGAGGCCGGGCTCGACTTCCTCGGCTACACGACGCAGGCCGTCTTCCTTTTCAACTGCGGGCTGACCGAGGTGCTGGCGCGGACCCCGGCCGACGATCCGCGGCGCTACCTGCCGCAGGCCAATGCCGCGCAGAAGCTGATCTCGCCGGCGGAGATGGGCGAGCTGTTCAAGGTCATCGCGCTCGGCCGCGGCATCGCCGAGCCGCTCGTCGGCTTCGCCAGCGGCGACCGCAGCGCGACGCTGTAGCCGCCGCCCGTCGGCGGCGTTTCATCGGGCTGCAACATCGGGCGGGTGTAATGCGCGGCATCGCAGCCACGTCTACCGCTCCCCGATGAAGACCGCACTCGCCGCCGCCCTGCTCGCCTGCTCGCTGTTCACCGCCACCGTTCACGGCGCGCCGGCGCCTGCCGGCCGTCCCGCCGTCACCCAGGAACTCGTTGCCGCCGGCGAACTGCGCCTGCAATCGCAGCGGCTGGCCAAGCTGTGGCTGCAGGCCGGCCTCGGCATCAACGCCGGCGCCGCCAGCCGCCAACTCGCCGACGGCGTCGTCCGCTTCGAACGCAGCCTCGCTGCGCTCGGCCATCTGGCCCGCAACGAGCACACGCAGAAACCGCTGCAACGCATCGGGGAATTGTGGACGGAGTACCGCAGCGTCCTGCTGCTGCCCTACGGCAGCGACGGGCTGGCGGCGGTGAACCGCCTCGCCGACGAGCTGATGCTGGCCAGCGGCCGCCTGTCGCTGCGCGTCGAGGCGCAGGCCGACGGCGGCGGCGGCCGCCTGCTCGACCTGTCGCTGCGCCAGAACATGCTGGCGCAGCGCCTCGCCCGCCTCTACCTGCTGGCGCAGGCCGGCGACCGCTCGCGCGGCCGTCTGGTGGACATCGAGCAGGCGCGCAAGGAGTTCGCCACCGCCCTCGACGAACTCGCGGCCGCCAGGGAGAACACGCCGGCCAGCCGCGAAGCGCTGGCGCTGGCGCGCGGGCAATGGCTGTTCTTCGAGCGCGCGCTGGCGGAGATCGGCAAGCCGGGCAGCCGCGCCGACCATGTCGCGACGACCAGCGAGCGCATCCGCGAGGTGCTCGACGAGGTCAGCCGGCAGTACGCGGCCGATCTCGATACGCCGCAGCTGGCGACGGCGGCAGTGGCGCCCCGCCGCAACTGAGCATTCAACGACCGACCATCCCCTGCGCGGCATAGAGCCGCGCCAGATAGCCGTCGACGTCGGCAACCGGTTCGCGACGCTCGGCCACGGCCTCCTGCAGCCGCGCCTCGACGCGCGGCACCTCGGCCCAGCCGGCGTTCAGCACCTCGTCGTCGTACGCCACGACGCCCTCTTCCACGATCCTGCCCGTATCCATTTCCATGACGATCACCATGCCGACCTCCCGACGGGGCGTCCACAGTTGATTCAACGGACGGGCCGCAAAAAGGTTGAGCCCGCTTTACTTCGCCGGGAAGCGGGCGATAATGGAGTCGTTCCCGAGGAGTTTCGAGATGGATCTAGCCGCCGTCGCCAGCACCGTTTCCGCACTGTCCGCCCAACAGGCCGGCGACGCCGTCGGCACGCTGGTGCTGAAGAAGGCGCTCGACCTCCAGGCGCAGAACGCCGCGCAGCTGCTCGCGGCGCTGCCGCAGCCGGCGCCGTACAACAACCCGCCGCACCTCGGCGGCAAGGTCGACCTGTTCGCCTAGCCGGCGACCTCCTGCAGCCAGTCGCGGATCGTTTCCGCGACGTGCTGCCAGTCCCGTTCCAGCATCACGCCGTGGCCGAGGCCGCGGAAAATCCGGTCCGGCACGCCGTAGGTGCGCGCCGTCGACTGCACCAGGAAAGGCGGGATCAGCACGTCCTTCTCGGCGCCGAGCACCAGCAACGGCGGCCGGCGCATCGCCGGCAGGTTGGGCAGCCCGAACATCGACATGTCCCAGATCGCGCGCTGCGATTCCGGCTGCATCAGCCGGTAGTAGCGGGCGAGCGTGTCGTCGCTCACTTCCTGCGCGAACAGCGCCTCGCGCAGCACGCCGAGCGCGACGTTGCCGCCGCCGAGCAGGCGGTTGATCTCGATCATCAACCCGGGTTTTTCGAAGAGCAGCGAGAACTGCGCGGCAACCAGGCCCTGCGGCGGCACCGAGCACATCAGCACCGCCGCCGGTGCCGAGTGGTGCTCGAGATACTTCTGCACGACGAAGCCGCCCATCGAGTGGCCGATCAGCACCGGCGCCGCGTCGAGGTCGGCGGCAACCGCCGCGACGTCCTCGACGTAGTCGTGGATGCTGCACCAGTCGATGCGCCCGTGCCCGTCGCTGCCGCCGTGGCCGCGCAAGGACAGCGCGTGCGCGGAAAAACCCTGCGCCGCGAACCAGGGCAGGAAGTGCTCGTCCCACACCCAGGCGCCGGCGAAGGCGCCGTGCACGAACAGCAGCGGCGCCGCGCGGCGGCGCTGCGGCGGTTCGCAGGAGAGGACTTCGAGGCTACCGACGCGGCGGGCGATCATGCCGGCACCGCCATGCCGCGCTGCACCGCCGGCCGCGCACCGACGGTCTCGAACCAGCGGCCGACCTGCGGAAAATCGGCGAGCTCGACCTGCTGCCAGGCGTGCCGCGCGACCCACGGGAAGGTCGCGATGTCGGCAATCGAATAGTCGCCGGCGAGGTATTCGGCTTCGCCCAGCCGCGCCTCGAGCACGCCGTAGAGCCGCCGCGTCTCCTTCCCGTAGCGTTCGATCGCGTAGGGCACCGGCGCCGGCGCGAAGCGCAGGAAGTGGTGCGCCTGGCCGAACATCGGCCCGACGCCGCCGATCTGGAACATCAGCCACTGCAGCACGGCGTAGCGCGCCGGCCCGGCGGTCGGCAGCAGGCGGCCGCATTTCTCGGCGAGATAGACGAGGATCGCACCGGACTCGAAGACAGTCAGCGGCCCGTCGTCGTCGACGATCGCGGGAATCTTCGCGTTCGGGTTGATGGCGACGAATTCGGCGGCGAACTGTTCGCCGCGGGTGATATCGACCGGCCGGACCGTGTAGGGGATGCCGCACTCCTCGAGCATGATCGAGACCTTGCGACCGTTGGGGGTGGCCCACGTGTAGAGAGTTATCATCCGCCCGATTGTCGCCGCCGGCGGCGTTTTCCGGAATCTGTTGCGCTTGCCGTCGGCGTCGCGGACGCGATCGGCGTTGCTTGGCCGCAACATTTTCGCGGCCGCTACCGTCACCGCTACATTTTTCATCAAAAACAGGATGAAATTCAGTAAGATGGGAAAGGTTCATAAAGACAATTCTGGAAAATTCCGATGATCCCGGCACTGCGCAAGAATTTCTGCCGCGGCATCGCCGCCGCATTGCTCGTCGCCACCGGCACGGCGACGGCCGAAGAGCTGTTCGAGATCCGGCGGATCGAGGTCGGCGGCAACACGCTGCTCGCCGACGACGCCGTGCGCCGGCTGACCGCCCCCTTCGTCGGCCCGGACAAAGGCTTTCGCGACATCCAGATGGCGCTGGAGGCGCTCGAAGGCGCCTATCGCGCCGCCGGCTACACCGCGGTGCAGGTGATCACGCCGGAGCAGGAACTGACCGGCGGCACGCTGCGCCTCGAGGTCCGCGAAACGCCGGTGGCCACCGTCACCGTCGCCGGCAACCGGCATTTCAGCGAAGCCAACATCCGCGCCACGCTGCCCTCTCTGCAGGAGGGAAAGACGCCGAACGCGCGCCTGCTCTCGGAGAACATCCAGCTCGCCAACGAGAACCCGGCGAAGCAGCTCGACGTCGTGCTGGCGCTCTCGGAAAAGCATCCGGGCCAGCTCGACGCGACCGTCAATGTCGAGGACGAGCGCCCGTTCCGCGGCTTCGTCAACGCCGACAACACCGGCACCCGCCTCACCGGCCGCCACCGCCTCGGCGTCGGCCTGCGCCACTCGAACCTGTGGGACCGCGACCACACCGCGACCTTCGCCTACACCGGCTCGCCCGACAAGCCGGACGGCACCAAGGTCGACATCTACAGCCTCGGCTACCGTTTCCCGCTCTACGGCATCGGCGACAGCATCGACCTCTTCTACGCCAAGTCGAACATCGACACGCCGGCCGCCGCCTTCACGCTGGGCGCCTTCGAGAACCTGACCGGCAAGGGCGAGCTCTACGGCATCCGCTGGAACCACTATTTCCAGCGCCGCGGCGAGTGGTCGACCAAGCTGATCGTCGGCTGGGACGTCCGGGCGATCGCCACCACCTGCACCGGCCCCAGCGGCGAGAAGGACTACCTGAAGGGGCTCTCCGCCGGCTGCACGCCGTACACGACGCGGCCGCTCAGCGCCACCTACGCCGGCACCTGGCAGCGCCCGGGCGTCGCCGGCGACTTCAGCGCCGGCCTCGCCTACAACCTCGCCACCGGCCAGCACCACGAATACAGCACCGTCGACGGCAAGACCGGCAACGACCGCTACTCGCTGGTCGCCGGCAACCGCAACACGCGCGACGACTTCACCGTGCTCCGCCTCGGCGGCAGCGTTTCGCAGCTGCTGCCGGCGAACTGGATGGCACGCGTCGCCGGCTCGCTGCAGTCGAGCTTCCGCTATCCGCTGCCGCCGGCGGAGCAGATCGGCCTCTCCGGCGCGCAGACCGTGCGCGGCTTCCACGAGCGCACCGTCGCCGCCGACTCCGGCTACGTCGTGAACGTCGAGCTCTACGCGCCCGACGTGGCGCCGCTCTTGACGCTGCCCGGCAACCTGCGGCCGCTGCTCTTCGTCGACGCCGCGCGCGGCTACAGCTACGGCATGCCGACGCGCGACGCCGGCCGTACCGGCACCGAGCCGGCCGGCATCATGAGCGCCGGCCTCGGCCTGCGCTACAGCTACAAAAAGGACGTGCAGGTCCGCTTCGACGTCGCCAGCGTCGTCGACGCCGGCCCGGCGGAAGACCTGAGCGATGCCTCGAAGACCCGCAACGGCGACTGGCTGGGGCATTTCAACATCGTCGTCGGCTTCTGACGACCGGCCGTCGGCGGCGGCTTGCGGTCGCCCGCCGGGGGTCGTAGCCTGCAAACTTGATCGAGCGAATTCGGGGGAACCATGGCTCGCAACGAACCCGGCCGCTGGCCGCTGAAGCTGATCTGCGCCGCGCTCGCGGCCTGCTTCGCGCAGGGTGCGGCGGCGCTGCCGAGCGGCGGCAACGTCGCCAGCGGCAACGCCGCCTTCGCGCAGAACGGCAACACGCTGACCGTCACCAACTCCAACCGCGCGATCATCAACTGGGGCAGCTTCTCGATCGGCCGTGGCGAGACCGTCGTCTTCAACCAGGGAACGAGCAGCAGCGTGCTCAACCGCGTCGTCGGCGTCTCCGTCGACGGCCGGCTGGTCATCGCGCCGTCGGAAATCCTCGGCGTGCTGCAGTCGCCGGGCAAGGTCTTCCTGATCAACCCGGCCGGCACGCTGATCGGCGCCGGCGCGGTGATCGACGTCGGCGGCTTCGTCGCCTCGTCGCTGATGCTCTCCGACGCCGACTTTCTCGCCAACCGGCTCAATTTCACCGAGGTCGCCGGCGCCGGCGACGTGAACAACTTCGGCACGATCAAGAGCACCTCCGGCGGCAGCGTCTACCTGATCGCGCCGAACGTCGCCAACCACGGCATCATGCAGGCACCGAACGGCGAGGTCGTCCTCGCCGCCGGACGCAGCGTCGAGCTGATCGACTCCGGCACGCCGGGCGTCAAGGTCGCCGTCAGCGCCGGCGGCGAGGCGCTCAACGTCGGCCAGCTGCTCGCCGAATCCGGCCGCATCGGCATGGTCGGCGCCATCGTCCGCCAACAGGGAACGGCCAGCACCGCCAGCCTCGTCCGCGAGGGCGGCCGCATCTTCCTGAAGGCGACGCAGAGCGCCGAGTTGGCGACCGGGTCGACGACCCGGGCCGACGGCACGCAGGGCGGCTCGATCACGGTCGATGGCGGCGGCCTGACCACCGTCGCCGGCAGCATTTCCGCGACCGGCAACACGAGCGGCGGCGGCCGCGTCGAGCTGCTCGGCGACCGGGTCGGCCTCTTCGCCGGCGCCGACATCGACGCCTCCGGCGCCACCGGCGGCGGCACGGTACTGGTCGGCGGCGACTATCAGGGCAGCAATGCCGAGGTGCGCAACGCGCAGATCAGCTATCTGGACGGGGCGGCGACGATCCGCGCCGACGCGCTGCAGTCCGGCGACGGCGGCAAGGTGATCGTCTGGGCCGACGACACGACGCGCGCCTACGGCACGATTTCGGCGCGCGGCGGCGCGAAGGGCGGCGACGGCGGCTTCGTCGAGGTCTCGGCCAAGGGCCATCTCGACTACCGGGGGCTGACCGACACCCGGGCGCCGAACGGCAAGGCCGGCACGCTGCTGCTCGATCCGAACGACATCACCATCGACAATTCCGCCGGCGAAAGCATCAACGGCACGTGGAACCCGCCCGGTTCCCCGTCGCCGACCGACTACGCGTTCACCAGCAGCGGCGGCGCCTC from Azospira restricta includes these protein-coding regions:
- a CDS encoding serine/threonine-protein kinase → MAGLPQQLGKYEIRRELGRGAMGVVYEGWDAGIGRRVALKTVRRDQLESSEAGELLSRFKREAQAAGRLNHPGVVAVYDAGTAFIAMEFVEGRELKDIFDKNERLPLPDVVRLMCQLLDAIGHAHANGIVHRDIKPANVFLLADGRVKVGDFGIARLESSNLTQAGSVLGTPAYMSPEQFMGQTVDGRSDLFSAGVILYQFLTGEKPFTGQLTTIMHKVLKEDPVAPSELNVQVPPAFDAVVKKALAKRPDERFQDAEAFIAALRTVGARAAADSDATLVGSDGEATLAVSAEATLAARPQPAAAAPARPAAPAPAPVAAAGKRSPALALAIAGGLAAVGLGTGAWLLLGKSPAPAAPAVASSAAPVAPAAPAAVPAAATTNDMVITAVGYADASDPRFAADPGLLKTELREDARRRLVEKALSLYVQKQSLADHYELLRSKLLPRSGDFIAAVIQEDPPQTGKDGIASVTTRARVNVREVQKSLNQMSRDERVEFIRNNGDPKISVAITTRSEDGATARSPVAENLLKERIQSFGFRTWSDEGQKDADFAVSGEARFKKLSAKLAASGITVEKTVLTSWTVKAVDKASGEEIYFNTQIPEQMSWATEDQALRDIGKLVGDEFSKGFFLSHFRFVGQTVRLRLAGVGKETAAQLQREISGLLNVLDLKPAGDQLLDVQLAGSGNLADQVATTIVQPLNAKLGRRCFAATGNGGEVGLALDPGCADAATLARLDTLPPAALYDAPEARRKAIVKNPETLRKLAI
- a CDS encoding adenylate/guanylate cyclase domain-containing protein; protein product: MSGKERELSILFADVSGSTRLYEKLGDTEALHAVDRCIKRMERSVEGFRGRIVKTIGDEVMAVFESAEDAFHAASDMQQRVTDLPPVSGVKLAIRLGFQHGPVIEEKGDYFGDTVNTAARLAGLAKAGQALTSGETVARLPELLQLSTRDLEQMSVKGKVEGLHVFEVLWHDGDELTTLAPSLRDSAKGGGPRLCLRYAGQVIVLDDKNASLSLGRDAGCELVIRDRRASRNHGKIERRGEKFVLTDVSTNGTYVTFAGEPEFFLRREELVLRGSGRISFAASAASDGADIAEFEHL
- the ttcA gene encoding tRNA 2-thiocytidine(32) synthetase TtcA; the protein is MAVAPPICRSGTVETSNNLQKLFKRLTGNVGKAIADYRMIEDGDTVLVCVSGGKDSYTLLSILMALQERAPVKFRLVAMNLDQKQPGFPEEVLPGYFRKIGVDFRIVEADTYSVVKEKIPEGKTTCSLCSRLRRGIIYRTAKELGANKIALGHHRDDMVHTLFLNLFFGGKMKAMPPKLVTDDGAHVVIRPLAYCAEADIARFARGMEFPIIPCNLCGSQENMQRKKIREMMADWDRRYPGRTEAVFTALQNVVPSHLADNNLFDFRGLKLGDAVDEGDTAFDGPQFGVELSLPEPFPIPVAMSESAG
- a CDS encoding pteridine reductase, whose translation is MGEHAFPPLHGKAVLVTGAARRVGSAIARLLHRQGASVVLHYRAAAAEAEALVAEFNAARPRSALALQADLRDTAALPLLVADVLAGFGRLDGLVNNASSFFPTALGTIDEAAWDDLVGSNFKAPLFLSQAAASALREHGGAIVNITDVHAERPLRGYPLYSAAKGALLTLTRALAVELAPEVRVNAVAPGPILWPDDGQFDDAARVDIVRHTLLQRAGRPEDIAGAVAYLLAAPYVTGQVINVDGGRTAYL
- a CDS encoding class I SAM-dependent methyltransferase, producing MALPTPDPDALAHSRRLTRHITDEIAAAGGWIDFARFMALALYAPGLGYYSGGARKFGAAGDFVTAPELTPAFAQTLAAQAAQVLAASAPHILEAGAGSGRLAADLLQELERRGALPETYAILELSGELRERQRETLAATVPHLVDRVRWLDRLPERFDGLVLANELLDALPVHLVRWTDDAILERGVAWDGDEFVWQERPAAGAVLTRAQTLAGEGVPGGGYLSEIGLAAAAWTASWADLLGRGALLLIDYGFPRREFYHPQRSEGTLMCHYRHHAHPDPFYLPGLQDITAHVDFTAIAEAGTEAGLDFLGYTTQAVFLFNCGLTEVLARTPADDPRRYLPQANAAQKLISPAEMGELFKVIALGRGIAEPLVGFASGDRSATL